The following proteins are co-located in the Vallicoccus soli genome:
- a CDS encoding NAD(P)-binding protein, which yields MSSSTADLPVVVVGAGPAGLAAAAHLTGYGVPHVVLEAGDRAGAAVLGWGHVRTFTPWRWLLDRQAAGVLAPTGWVRPEGEVPPTGRELVERYLEPLAAALGTVRTGARVVAVAREGMDKARTTGPDARPLVVRVRRRDGSLEELRARAVLDASGTGERCPLGANGLPALGEAEARAAGLVVGGLPDVLGADRSRFAGRRTLVVGMGHSAAGTLLALARLAEEEPGTELLWAIRSRTPRRLYGGGAADQLPARGAIGSLLRALVASGRVELVPGFRTARLDLVPTADGPAVDVTGSDGWSERTLTGVATVVAATGSRPDLDVLSEVRLDLDPGLEAPRALAPLIDPEHHSCGTVPPHGHHELAQPEPGLWVVGSKSYGRAPTFLVATGNEQVRSVVAALAGDTAAADEVRLDLPATGVCSTDLRPDPEPAACCG from the coding sequence ATGAGCAGCAGCACCGCGGACCTGCCCGTCGTGGTCGTCGGCGCCGGGCCCGCCGGGCTCGCGGCGGCGGCGCACCTCACGGGGTACGGCGTCCCGCACGTCGTGCTCGAGGCCGGCGACCGCGCCGGGGCGGCGGTGCTCGGCTGGGGCCACGTGCGCACCTTCACCCCCTGGCGCTGGCTCCTGGACCGCCAGGCGGCGGGGGTCCTCGCCCCGACCGGCTGGGTCCGACCGGAGGGCGAGGTGCCGCCGACCGGCCGGGAGCTCGTCGAGCGCTACCTCGAGCCCCTCGCGGCGGCGCTGGGCACCGTGCGCACGGGCGCCCGGGTGGTGGCCGTGGCCCGCGAGGGCATGGACAAGGCCCGCACGACCGGTCCGGACGCCCGCCCCCTCGTCGTGCGCGTGCGCCGCCGCGACGGCTCGCTCGAGGAGCTGCGCGCCCGCGCGGTGCTCGACGCCTCGGGCACCGGGGAGCGGTGCCCGCTCGGGGCGAACGGCCTGCCGGCGCTCGGCGAGGCCGAGGCGCGCGCGGCGGGCCTGGTCGTCGGGGGCCTGCCGGACGTGCTCGGCGCCGACCGGTCCCGCTTCGCGGGCCGCCGCACGCTCGTCGTCGGGATGGGCCACTCCGCGGCCGGCACGCTCCTCGCCCTGGCCCGTCTCGCCGAGGAGGAGCCGGGCACGGAGCTGCTGTGGGCGATCCGCTCGCGCACCCCGCGCCGGCTGTACGGCGGGGGAGCGGCCGACCAGCTCCCGGCGCGGGGCGCGATCGGCAGCCTGCTGCGCGCGCTCGTCGCGTCCGGGCGCGTGGAGCTGGTGCCCGGCTTCCGCACCGCGCGGCTCGACCTCGTGCCCACCGCGGACGGTCCGGCCGTCGACGTCACGGGCAGCGACGGGTGGAGCGAGCGGACGCTGACCGGGGTGGCGACCGTGGTCGCGGCCACCGGCTCCCGCCCCGACCTCGACGTCCTCTCCGAGGTGCGCCTCGACCTCGACCCCGGCCTGGAGGCGCCCCGGGCGCTCGCCCCGCTCATCGACCCCGAGCACCACTCCTGCGGCACCGTCCCGCCGCACGGCCACCACGAGCTCGCCCAGCCCGAGCCCGGGCTGTGGGTCGTGGGGTCCAAGTCGTACGGCCGGGCGCCCACCTTCCTCGTCGCGACCGGCAACGAGCAGGTGCGCTCCGTCGTCGCCGCCCTGGCCGGCGACACCGCCGCGGCCGACGAGGTGCGCCTCGACCTGCCCGCCACCGGCGTCTGCTCGACCGACCTGCGCCCGGACCCCGAGCCCGCCGCCTGCTGCGGCTGA
- the arsB gene encoding ACR3 family arsenite efflux transporter — MSDVVAETPRRGEDAPVLARLSTLDRFLPLWIVAAMAAGLLLGRAVDGLDDALDAVRVGDVSLPIALGLLLMMYPVLAKVRYGELGAVTGDRRLLGASLVLNWVVGPAVMFALAWAFLADHPEYRTGLVIVGLARCIAMVLIWNDLSCGDREAGAVLVAINAVFQVVAFGALGWFYLDLLPGWLGLDQTSLDVSVWDITRSVLVFLGIPLVAGYLTRTLGERRLGREAYESRVLPRIGPFALYGLLFTIVVLFALQGGTITSRPGDVALIAVPLLAYFALLWAGSMVLGRALGLGYARSATLAFTAAGNNFELAIAVAIGVFGVTSGQALAGVVGPLIEVPVLVGLVYVSLWARRFFPGTGTGAPPAATPLGGHR; from the coding sequence GTGAGCGACGTCGTCGCCGAGACCCCGCGCCGCGGCGAGGACGCCCCCGTCCTGGCCCGGCTCTCCACGCTCGACCGGTTCCTGCCGCTCTGGATCGTCGCTGCGATGGCCGCCGGGCTCCTGCTCGGGCGCGCCGTCGACGGCCTGGACGACGCGCTCGACGCGGTCCGGGTCGGCGACGTGAGCCTGCCCATCGCCCTCGGCCTGCTGCTCATGATGTACCCGGTCCTGGCCAAGGTCCGGTACGGCGAGCTGGGCGCGGTCACCGGCGACCGGCGGCTGCTCGGCGCCTCGCTGGTGCTCAACTGGGTCGTCGGGCCCGCGGTGATGTTCGCCCTCGCCTGGGCCTTCCTCGCCGACCACCCCGAGTACCGCACCGGCCTCGTCATCGTCGGGCTGGCCCGCTGCATCGCCATGGTCCTCATCTGGAACGACCTGTCCTGCGGCGACCGCGAGGCCGGCGCCGTCCTCGTCGCGATCAACGCGGTGTTCCAGGTCGTGGCCTTCGGCGCGCTGGGCTGGTTCTACCTGGACCTGCTCCCCGGCTGGCTGGGGCTGGACCAGACCTCGCTGGACGTGTCGGTCTGGGACATCACGCGCTCGGTGCTGGTGTTCCTCGGCATCCCGCTCGTCGCCGGCTACCTCACCCGCACCCTCGGCGAGCGGCGCCTCGGGCGGGAGGCGTACGAGTCCCGGGTCCTGCCGCGGATCGGCCCGTTCGCGCTGTACGGGCTCCTCTTCACCATCGTGGTCCTCTTCGCGCTGCAGGGGGGCACGATCACCAGCCGCCCCGGCGACGTCGCCCTCATCGCGGTGCCGCTGCTGGCGTACTTCGCCCTGCTGTGGGCCGGGTCGATGGTGCTCGGCCGCGCCCTCGGCCTCGGGTACGCCCGCTCCGCCACCCTGGCGTTCACCGCCGCCGGCAACAACTTCGAGCTGGCCATCGCCGTGGCGATCGGGGTCTTCGGCGTCACCTCCGGACAGGCCCTCGCCGGGGTCGTCGGCCCGCTCATCGAGGTGCCCGTCCTCGTCGGCCTGGTGTACGTGAGCCTCTGGGCCCGCCGCTTCTTCCCCGGCACAGGCACCGGGGCGCCCCCTGCCGCCACCCCCCTCGGAGGGCACCGGTGA
- a CDS encoding arsenate reductase ArsC yields the protein MPDKPSVLFVCVHNAGRSQMAAGWLSHLAGDAVEVRSAGSEPEDRVNPSAVRAMAEVGIDIAGQQPKVLTPEAVQASDVVITMGCGDACPVFPGKRYLDWKLDDPAGKDVDAVRPIRDEIRRRVEVLLRELVPAGGA from the coding sequence ATGCCCGACAAGCCCAGCGTCCTCTTCGTCTGCGTCCACAACGCCGGCCGGTCCCAGATGGCCGCCGGCTGGCTCAGCCACCTCGCCGGCGACGCGGTCGAGGTGCGCTCCGCCGGCTCCGAGCCCGAGGACCGGGTCAACCCCTCCGCGGTGCGGGCCATGGCCGAGGTCGGGATCGACATCGCCGGGCAGCAGCCGAAGGTCCTCACCCCCGAGGCCGTGCAGGCCTCGGACGTCGTCATCACCATGGGCTGCGGCGACGCCTGCCCGGTCTTCCCGGGCAAGCGCTACCTCGACTGGAAGCTCGACGACCCCGCCGGCAAGGACGTCGACGCCGTACGGCCCATCCGTGACGAGATCCGCCGCCGCGTCGAGGTCCTCCTGCGCGAGCTCGTCCCGGCCGGCGGCGCCTAG